One window of the Salvia miltiorrhiza cultivar Shanhuang (shh) chromosome 6, IMPLAD_Smil_shh, whole genome shotgun sequence genome contains the following:
- the LOC130989789 gene encoding pentatricopeptide repeat-containing protein At3g02490, mitochondrial-like has translation MRNQCLRLLLLRCHSPSQPRISQVHHLRSFTSSLLHAPARAPLAIPIPFALRRRFTSSPEFAVAPPKPPSDQATLLAEIFAKPEMSVDEIKSDLDDKNVIMSHDLILNVLKNPDIDPDVAKRIFNWVSGSQSEILSSNSYNLMIGILGANGLVKETWELIDIMKKKGYGVKKGAFLRISERFMKDGASDEVEKLKDLYATGSASRKDNDVAGGDSGGSDCVRVCEIIGKQVWGDDVEKQLKELNVEFSSDLVTRVLGTLEVDPNKALIFFRWIEECGVFEHDQHSYNALARVLGKEDHSQKFWRFVDEMRSEGHEMARETYVSVSQQFLKKKMTEDAVNLYEFAANGGNKPSVEDCTLLLKKIVASKELDMDLFLKVVEVFKANGNSFTDNILDGVVKSLISVGRMNECNRILAAMKEAGYVPSGALQRKVAFKLGRFGETGKALEFVDKMVPSSDYMTWISLVKGFCEEQNLEGASLGVEKMVKKLGASTCGGRPLAFLVGTYCQKNKPLRAYKLLSKMVNEEGLRPWHSTYRTLTRSLLARKHFKEALGVMCMMKNQGYPPDLDSFIPYLAKRGTTEDALTFTQGMMSKRRPATHVFLRLFEAYLSAGRQSEAHDFLAKCPSHIKDHADVLDLFSSKNSGATEKKAAGVAV, from the coding sequence ATGAGAAATCAATGCCTCCGCCTTCTTCTCCTCCGCTGCCACTCTCCATCTCAGCCTCGCATTTCTCAGGTACACCATCTTCGCTCCTTCACTTCCTCGCTCCTCCACGCACCTGCACGTGCACCTCTCGCGATCCCGATTCCCTTCGCACTCCGTCGTCGTTTCACGTCATCCCCGGAGTTCGCCGTCGCGCCTCCCAAGCCACCGTCCGATCAAGCTACTCTCTTAGCGGAAATCTTCGCTAAACCTGAAATGTCTGTTGACGAGATTAAGTCTGATTTAGATGATAAGAACGTTATTATGTcgcatgatttgattttgaatGTGCTAAAGAATCCCGATATTGATCCTGATGTTGCTAAGCGGATTTTTAATTGGGTTTCGGGTAGTCAGAGCGAGATTTTGAGCTCTAATTCGTATAATCTGATGATAGGGATCTTAGGTGCTAATGGTCTTGTTAAGGAAACTTGGGAATtgattgatattatgaaaaagaaaGGGTACGGTGTGAAGAAAGGCGCATTTCTTAGAATTTCTGAGAGGTTTATGAAAGATGGTGCTAGTGATGAGGTTGAGAAATTGAAGGATTTGTATGCTACGGGTTCTGCTAGCCGCAAGGACAATGATGTTGCCGGAGGAGATTCCGGTGGAAGCGACTGTGTTAGGGTTTGTGAAATAATTGGGAAACAAGTTTGGGGAGATGATGTGGAGAAACAGTTAAAAGAATTGAATGTGGAGTTCTCGAGTGATCTGGTCACGAGGGTGCTAGGGACTCTTGAAGTTGATCCCAATAAAGCATTGATTTTCTTTAGGTGGATTGAGGAATGTGGTGTCTTTGAGCATGATCAGCATTCGTATAATGCGCTGGCTAGAGTGTTGGGTAAAGAAGATCACAGTCAGAAGTTCTGGAGGTTCGTTGATGAAATGAGAAGTGAAGGGCATGAGATGGCGAGGGAGACCTATGTTAGTGTCTCTCAGCAGTttctgaagaagaaaatgacAGAGGATGCTGTGAATTTGTATGAATTTGCAGCGAATGGTGGGAATAAGCCGTCTGTTGAGGACTGCACTTTGCTCTTGAAGAAAATAGTGGCCAGCAAGGAACTAGATATGGACTTGTTTCTGAAAGTAGTTGAGGTCTTCAAGGCCAATGGAAATTCATTTACTGATAACATCCTCGATGGAGTTGTGAAGTCTTTGATTAGTGTGGGGAGGATGAACGAGTGCAATAGGATATTGGCAGCGATGAAGGAGGCTGGTTACGTACCTTCTGGTGCTCTGCAACGTAAGGTTGCCTTCAAGCTCGGTAGGTTTGGAGAAACAGGAAAGGCGCTGGAGTTTGTGGATAAGATGGTGCCTTCCTCAGATTACATGACGTGGATATCTTTGGTTAAAGGATTCTGTGAGGAGCAGAATCTGGAGGGAGCATCTCTTGGTGTTGAAAAGATGGTTAAGAAACTGGGTGCCTCCACTTGTGGCGGGCGCCCTCTAGCCTTTTTGGTCGGCACATACTGTCAGAAAAACAAGCCATTGCGTGCATACAAGCTTCTTTCGAAGATGGTCAATGAGGAAGGGTTAAGGCCATGGCACTCGACATACAGAACATTAACGAGGAGTCTATTAGCTAGAAAACATTTCAAAGAAGCTCTAGGTGTTATGTGTATGATGAAGAACCAAGGATACCCTCCAGATTTGGATTCCTTCATCCCCTACCTCGCCAAAAGAGGAACTACTGAAGATGCTCTTACATTTACACAAGGCATGATGTCAAAGAGACGCCCAGCGACTCATGTGTTTCTTCGTTTGTTTGAGGCGTATCTTTCAGCTGGAAGACAGTCTGAGGCGCACGACTTCCTGGCGAAATGCCCAAGTCACATTAAAGATCATGCTGATGTTTTGGATCTGTTTTCTTCTAAAAACTCTGGTGCAACCGAGAAGAAGGCTGCAGGTGTTGCTGTGTAG